From Anopheles coluzzii chromosome 3, AcolN3, whole genome shotgun sequence, the proteins below share one genomic window:
- the LOC120959721 gene encoding transcription initiation factor TFIID subunit 10-like: MGDNFGIHRGQGKKVSEMVEDRTQGQVLSDFMMQLEDYTPTIPDAVTSFYLNSAGFEGADPRIVRLISIAAQKFVSDVANDALQHCKTRTNSAPSSGHGSSKNQNQKSSKDRKYTLTMEDLQPALNDYGITVRKAHYFV; this comes from the exons ATGGGCGACAACTTTGGCATTCACCGTGGGCAGGGCAAGAAGGTGTCCGAAATGGTGGAAGACCGCACCCAGGGACAGGTTTTGAGCGACTTCATGATGCAGCTGGAGGACTACACGCCGACG ATTCCCGATGCAGTCACCTCCTTCTATCTAAACTCGGCCGGTTTCGAGGGTGCCGATCCCCGAAT CGTCCGGTTGATTTCGATTGCGGCCCAAAAGTTTGTGTCGGATGTTGCCAACGATGCGCTGCAGCACTGCAAAACGCGCACCAACAGTGCGCCGAGCTCCGGGCACGGGTCGTCCAAAAACCAGAACCAGAAATCGTCCAAAGATCGCAAGTACACGCTCACGATGGAAGATTTGCAGCCGGCACTGAACGATTACGGCATAACTGTTCGCAAAGCGCACTATTTCGTCTAG